The Pleurodeles waltl isolate 20211129_DDA chromosome 7, aPleWal1.hap1.20221129, whole genome shotgun sequence genome includes a region encoding these proteins:
- the LOC138304312 gene encoding gastrula zinc finger protein XlCGF57.1-like, producing MKESDAYPCIDGEKEVSQMRNGTLNQKHNTAERLFSCTKCTKTFNLKAMLVNHQKIHKKSKPFSCSDCGKGFMVKSGLEKHQKCHTQKQPFSCSECEKEFGNQNHLIIHQRVHTGERPYVCSVCGKRFSQNGNLQRHVKNHPAAQERIFSCMQCDEKFSLKARLVLHQRMHRNNNTQNNLNLQISLPFSCSKCDKSFSVKENLVLHQRIHKNSNTQNNLDSKTSRSFSCTKCNKSFSLKKNLVHHQRIHRGTNTKKNLSSQTSQSFSCTHCDKSFTMKAKFVRHQRLHRNSKIKNEQKKQILRPFPCPECGKKYTRKSTVIRHQRIHRRNDPDPKLRISKKPYNCTLCGKSFSQKRFLQAHNNVHTRPFPCPDCGKRFSQKSQLRKHHANQRCAGLLGDKPEKKIGYQKKSLPATRERISRLSEKERARARASNWEKGKNQLFASDNIYGEIKRENDDLDTYLEERILEVPTFISRPVVLKAATFIFKSLTTAPPMFPSPAAKEDTTKSPNPDPPSTTEEESIKPPAPELPTALQHPVEQSTKTTILTPSLLPASSAVPFIPAEAKSDA from the coding sequence ATGAAGGAGAGTGATGCTTATCCATGCATAGATGGTGAAAAGGAGGTTTCTCAAATGAGAAATGGTACCTTAAACCAGAAACACAACACAGCAGAAAGATTGTTTTCCTGCACAAAGTGCACAAAAACCTTTAATCTCAAGGCCATGCTTGTAAATCACCAAAAAATTCATAAGAAGTCGAAGCCATTTTCATGCAGTGATTGTGGAAAGGGCTTCATGGTGAAGTCAGGGCTTGAAAAGCACCAGAAATGCCACACACAAAAGCAGCCCTTTTCCTGCAGTGAATGTGAGAAGGAATTTGGTAATCAGAACCATCTAATAATTCACCAAAGAGTTCATACTGGAGAACGACCCTATGTTTGCTCTGTGTGTGGAAAGCGATTCAGCCAGAATGGTAATCTTCAGCGACACGTCAAAAACCATCCAGCAGCTCAAGAAAGAATATTTTCCTGCATGCAATGTGATGAGAAGTTTAGCCTGAAAGCAAGATTAGTACTTCACCAGCGAatgcacagaaataataacacccAGAACAACTTGAATTTACAAATCTCACTGCCATTTTCCTGCTCAAAGTGTGATAAGAGTTTTAGTGTAAAAGAAAATTTAGTACTTCACCAGAGAATCCACAAAAACTCGAATACACAAAACAACCTGGATTCAAAAACATCAAGGTCATTTTCCTGCACAAAATGCAATAAGAGTTTTAGTTTAAAGAAAAACTTAGTACATCATCAGAGAATACACAGAGGCACTAACACCAAGAAAAATCTTAGTTCACAAACCTCACAATCATTTTCCTGCACTCACTGTGATAAGAGCTTCACTATGAAAGCAAAGTTTGTACGTCATCAGAGACTCCACAGAAACTCTAAAATAAAGAATGAGCAGAAAAAACAAATCTTGAGACCTTTTCCATGTCCTGAGTGTGGGAAGAAATATACTCGAAAGTCAACTGTTATACGACATCAGAGAATCCACAGAAGAAATGATCCTGACCCCAAGTTGAGGATAAGCAAGAAACCATATAACTGCACACTTTGTGGGAAGAGCTTTAGTCAAAAGAGATTCCTGCAAGCTCACAATAATGTCCACACAAGGCCTTTTCCCTGCCCTGACTGTGGAAAGAGGTTCAGCCAGAAATCACAACTTCGAAAACACCATGCAAAtcagagatgtgctggtctgcttgGAGACAAACCAGAAAAGAAAATAGGTTACCAGAAGAAGTCTCTGCCAGCTACTAGGGAAAGGATTTCAAGATTAAGCGAAAAAGAAAGAGCAAGAGCTAGAGCTAGCAACTGGGAGAAGGGAAAGAATCAATTATTTGCATCTGATAATATCTATGGTGAAATTAAAAGAGAAAATGATGATCTTGACACATATTTAGAGGAAAGGATATTGGAAGTTCCTACTTTTATTTCTCGCCCCGTGGTTCTTAAGGCTGCAACATTTATCTTCAAGTCACTTACAACTGCTCCTCCAATGTTTCCTTCACCAGCAGCCAAGGAAGACACTACCAAGTCCCCTAACCCAGACCCTCCATCAACAACAGAAGAAGAGTCCATTAAACCACCTGCCCCAGAGCTTCCAACTGCGCTACAACACCCAGTGGAGCAGTCTACTAAGACCACTATCCTAACCCCTTCGTTACTTCCAGCATCATCAGCAGTGCCTTTTATTCCAGCAGAGGCAAAATCAGATGCATGA